A single region of the Ferroacidibacillus organovorans genome encodes:
- a CDS encoding class I SAM-dependent rRNA methyltransferase, which produces MKEVFLKKDRRRRLEDGHPWIYQNEIASVKEDPKTGDAVVIRNHQGHGLGVGFYHAQSQIGVRIASYDPKETLNDAWLKRSLTKAWLHRKRFLPQTASCRAAFGEADDLPGLVVDKYGDVAVIQVLSAAMELRKDAVVRAVRDVLGVTCVYERSDAPVRALEGLADAVGPLYGECADVVEIKENGLTFLVDIAEGQKTGHFFDQRENRAALAPLVRFAASEKPRADLRYREGASEVAHGARTGATVLDCFSHTGGFSVHALHYGAAHVTTVDASEKAIEAAARNIRINHLEERSTMLVANAFDLLREYEREKKRFDVVILDPPAFAKNRAAIPGALRGYKEINLRALKLIPDGGFLVTASCSSPVSRAAWHEVIEEAAVDAHKLLRLIDDRSAGADHPRRIGMPESDYLKFSVYQVQSRA; this is translated from the coding sequence TTGAAAGAAGTTTTTCTTAAAAAAGATCGTAGAAGGCGCTTGGAAGATGGCCACCCGTGGATCTATCAAAATGAGATCGCAAGTGTAAAAGAGGATCCCAAAACGGGGGATGCCGTCGTTATTCGCAATCATCAAGGCCACGGCCTTGGCGTAGGATTCTATCACGCACAATCCCAGATTGGTGTGCGTATCGCTTCGTATGATCCGAAAGAAACGCTAAATGATGCGTGGCTAAAGCGCTCGCTAACCAAAGCGTGGCTTCACCGCAAGCGTTTTCTCCCGCAGACGGCCAGTTGTCGGGCGGCGTTTGGCGAGGCTGATGATCTGCCTGGCTTAGTTGTGGATAAATACGGCGATGTCGCCGTCATTCAAGTTCTGTCTGCCGCCATGGAGTTGCGAAAGGACGCAGTGGTGCGCGCGGTTCGGGACGTGCTCGGAGTGACTTGTGTCTATGAGCGCAGTGACGCGCCTGTGCGTGCACTCGAAGGATTGGCGGACGCGGTGGGCCCGCTTTACGGAGAATGCGCAGATGTTGTGGAGATTAAGGAGAATGGTCTCACGTTTCTTGTCGACATCGCAGAGGGGCAGAAAACAGGCCATTTTTTTGATCAGCGTGAGAATCGCGCGGCGCTCGCGCCCCTTGTGCGGTTTGCGGCATCAGAAAAACCGCGAGCCGATCTGCGGTATCGCGAAGGCGCCTCGGAAGTGGCTCACGGCGCGCGCACTGGTGCGACGGTGCTTGACTGTTTCTCGCACACAGGGGGATTCAGTGTTCACGCGCTTCACTATGGTGCGGCGCACGTGACCACGGTTGACGCGTCGGAAAAAGCGATTGAGGCGGCTGCGCGCAATATCAGGATAAATCATTTAGAAGAACGCTCAACCATGCTCGTCGCAAACGCTTTTGATCTTTTGCGCGAGTATGAGCGCGAGAAAAAAAGGTTTGACGTGGTGATTCTCGATCCACCGGCATTTGCGAAAAATCGTGCGGCCATTCCTGGAGCGTTACGCGGATACAAAGAGATCAACTTGCGCGCACTCAAATTGATCCCGGACGGAGGTTTTTTGGTGACAGCGTCTTGTTCATCACCAGTTTCGCGCGCAGCGTGGCACGAAGTGATCGAAGAGGCGGCCGTCGATGCACACAAACTGCTGCGCTTGATTGACGACCGCAGTGCAGGGGCAGACCACCCACGGCGAATTGGGATGCCAGAGAGTGACTATCTCAAATTCTCTGTGTATCAAGTGCAGTCGCGCGCTTGA
- a CDS encoding S8 family serine peptidase, whose amino-acid sequence MSFVQAALNSSPYPAIDRFCAPHVAEDVWKKIHLRHGAALLSIHPILHYHRVRVIHGREERVLARYRKYKEVAYAELDSHYYAALTPNDPYYEGLYPSSQYGNVNQWGLPFVNAPSAFTALEAIPQGAYLAVIDTGIDLTHPDLQGNIARDTSGNVLGYNFVAGTNEPSDDNGHGTHVSGIAAAVTNNALGVAGISFNTVQIMPIKVLDANGAGATSMIADGILFAADHGADVINLSLGGSNYSQTLQNAISYAWNKGLAIVCAAGNNGSSAPDYPAGCNYALSVAALDQTGQPAFFSNSGEDLGIAAPGVAYLSTMPTYTVTLNSYGYENNYDALSGTSMAAPVVSGLCAALIAYAKSHNAALRGADTIAIVEQTAGSADRGWNPATGYGPLHAAKAVSPQPATGFPGSIRGQVIDSFGNAVSGAVVTAVNETTTTGADGMFRFANLTGGTYQVSASAGGNATTTPVSVSPGSDSFVSLTVTPAQTAVPCSWFLASARSLAKSMRKMEP is encoded by the coding sequence TTGTCATTCGTACAGGCCGCACTCAACAGCTCCCCATATCCTGCGATAGACCGTTTTTGCGCACCACACGTAGCGGAAGATGTCTGGAAAAAAATCCATTTGCGCCACGGCGCGGCGCTACTCTCGATCCATCCCATCCTGCACTATCACCGCGTGCGCGTCATTCACGGACGGGAGGAGCGCGTACTTGCGCGCTACAGGAAATATAAAGAAGTCGCCTATGCAGAACTTGATTCACACTATTACGCGGCACTTACACCGAATGACCCGTACTATGAAGGACTCTATCCCTCTTCCCAATACGGGAACGTCAATCAATGGGGCCTTCCCTTTGTCAACGCGCCATCCGCCTTTACGGCACTCGAAGCCATCCCGCAGGGAGCTTATCTTGCCGTCATCGACACCGGGATTGACCTTACACATCCTGATTTACAGGGTAACATCGCACGCGATACATCAGGAAACGTGCTTGGATACAACTTTGTCGCAGGAACCAATGAACCGTCTGATGACAATGGACACGGCACACATGTGTCAGGAATCGCTGCGGCTGTAACCAACAATGCGCTCGGTGTTGCGGGAATTTCATTTAATACGGTGCAGATCATGCCCATAAAGGTGCTCGACGCTAACGGTGCTGGCGCCACTTCAATGATCGCAGACGGGATTCTGTTTGCAGCCGATCACGGCGCAGACGTCATAAACTTGAGCCTTGGCGGCAGCAACTACAGTCAAACTTTGCAAAACGCGATCTCGTACGCCTGGAACAAAGGACTCGCGATTGTCTGTGCGGCTGGCAACAACGGTTCATCAGCGCCGGACTACCCAGCAGGGTGCAATTACGCACTCTCTGTCGCCGCGCTCGATCAAACAGGGCAACCTGCATTTTTTTCCAATTCCGGCGAGGATCTTGGCATTGCCGCGCCAGGTGTCGCCTATCTCTCCACGATGCCGACGTACACCGTCACCCTCAACAGCTACGGTTATGAAAATAACTACGACGCGCTCAGCGGAACATCCATGGCAGCCCCAGTGGTTTCGGGGTTGTGCGCGGCGCTCATCGCTTACGCAAAATCACACAATGCGGCACTGCGCGGCGCCGATACGATTGCGATCGTCGAGCAGACGGCAGGAAGTGCCGACCGTGGCTGGAACCCTGCCACAGGGTATGGACCTCTCCATGCAGCAAAAGCCGTTTCACCACAACCTGCGACAGGTTTTCCCGGATCGATTCGCGGCCAGGTGATTGACTCGTTTGGAAACGCAGTATCCGGGGCTGTCGTCACTGCAGTAAATGAAACCACTACAACAGGCGCCGACGGCATGTTCCGATTCGCCAACCTCACAGGCGGAACCTATCAGGTGTCTGCCTCAGCAGGTGGGAATGCCACAACGACTCCAGTTTCTGTCTCACCTGGCAGTGATTCGTTCGTCTCACTGACCGTAACACCTGCGCAGACGGCCGTACCGTGTTCGTGGTTTCTCGCCAGTGCGCGCTCACTCGCCAAATCTATGCGGAAAATGGAGCCGTGA
- a CDS encoding beta-ketoacyl-ACP synthase 3, whose translation MITISKYHVEIIGTGSHVPAGIVTNADMEKLVDTNDEWIRTRTGIRERRKLSTDETVSEMATEAARKALLNAAVRPEEIDLIIGATITGDFVFPPMAAMVQAGIGATNATAFDTNGVCAGFVYALVQGSQFLQNGAYRTALIVAAEGITRYLDYTDRNSCILFGDGAGAVVLRATEAAADEPVRGFVDFDLHTDGKRAAVAFTPRSGVSERFIRTFSEREQITPYIWQDGRAMFKAAVNGMSESVNRIIARQNLKPEAIDLLVPHQANLRIIEAVGERVAIPPERVALCIEEYGNTSAASIPLAFDKWNRLGRVRPGDRVMFTAFAGGLTWGSALFQM comes from the coding sequence CTGATCACAATTTCTAAGTATCACGTCGAAATCATTGGAACAGGCAGCCACGTTCCCGCAGGAATTGTAACAAACGCCGATATGGAAAAACTTGTCGATACGAACGACGAGTGGATTCGCACACGCACAGGAATTCGCGAGCGACGCAAACTGTCTACAGACGAGACCGTTTCAGAGATGGCGACAGAAGCTGCCCGCAAGGCGCTTTTAAACGCAGCTGTACGCCCAGAAGAGATTGATTTGATCATCGGTGCGACCATCACCGGAGACTTTGTCTTTCCTCCAATGGCCGCAATGGTACAAGCCGGGATCGGCGCCACAAACGCGACTGCCTTTGACACAAACGGCGTCTGCGCAGGTTTTGTGTACGCACTTGTACAAGGAAGCCAGTTTCTGCAAAACGGTGCATACCGCACGGCGCTGATCGTTGCGGCAGAAGGTATCACGCGCTATCTCGATTATACGGACCGCAATTCCTGCATCCTGTTTGGCGACGGTGCAGGCGCTGTCGTGTTGCGTGCAACAGAAGCAGCGGCAGATGAACCCGTGCGCGGTTTCGTCGACTTTGATCTGCACACGGACGGCAAGCGGGCGGCGGTTGCATTTACACCGCGCAGCGGCGTTTCGGAGCGATTTATACGCACGTTTTCTGAGCGAGAACAGATTACGCCATACATCTGGCAAGATGGTCGTGCCATGTTTAAGGCCGCCGTCAATGGCATGTCTGAAAGCGTCAACCGCATCATCGCGCGCCAAAACTTAAAACCCGAAGCGATTGACTTACTTGTCCCCCATCAAGCAAACCTCCGCATTATAGAGGCCGTGGGTGAGCGCGTTGCGATCCCGCCCGAGCGTGTCGCCCTTTGTATTGAAGAGTACGGCAACACATCCGCCGCGTCGATCCCTCTTGCCTTTGACAAATGGAACAGACTAGGCCGCGTACGCCCCGGGGATCGCGTCATGTTCACAGCGTTTGCCGGAGGACTCACATGGGGTTCCGCGCTCTTTCAAATGTAA
- a CDS encoding uracil/xanthine transporter, which produces MAQKNFSPSLGRDAVAGIQWLLFMFANTVVIPVSVGAAMHLSPVAVSGFMQRSFLFTGLACLLQLLFGHKWPLMEGQSGVWWGVILTVLTGAAEAGQPLLKAGGSLEMGILASGILIMIFGALGLGRFLRKFFTPMAMSVFLILLAVQLISIFFQGMVGLTHAKHIDVRIAALSIALIILVVTLSLRGARLLSNFAILIGIACGWIVYRIAIHPAAALHTAPFASLFTPFAWGKPSFQAGILITALITGLINTTNTVTTIENAQVLFSQKATHRDYVRSFLVTGFNTVIAGLIGLVPYAPYTSSLGFLRSTQIFAKRPFAIGAVLFMLLGLIPVAGSFLATLPVSVGDAVLLVAYLQLFGSALQVIENVTFDHKTIYRIALPTLVGIAIYVTPASAFLSIPSAVRSFVSSGLLVGVAVSVVMENTIKWHRAEVTSA; this is translated from the coding sequence GTGGCCCAAAAAAATTTTTCGCCGTCGCTTGGCCGCGACGCGGTGGCTGGGATTCAGTGGCTTTTGTTTATGTTTGCAAACACGGTGGTCATCCCTGTGTCTGTCGGGGCTGCGATGCATCTGTCACCTGTCGCTGTTTCCGGATTTATGCAACGCTCCTTTTTATTTACAGGACTTGCCTGTCTGCTTCAGCTGCTTTTTGGTCACAAATGGCCTTTGATGGAAGGTCAGTCTGGCGTTTGGTGGGGAGTCATTCTCACCGTGCTCACAGGTGCGGCAGAAGCGGGTCAACCGCTTTTAAAGGCGGGTGGCAGTCTTGAGATGGGCATCCTCGCGTCAGGGATTCTGATCATGATCTTTGGCGCGCTTGGGTTAGGCCGGTTTTTGCGGAAGTTTTTCACGCCAATGGCGATGAGCGTTTTTCTCATTCTGTTGGCGGTGCAGCTGATCTCGATTTTCTTTCAAGGGATGGTCGGTTTGACGCATGCCAAGCACATCGATGTGAGGATCGCTGCACTTTCGATCGCACTGATCATCCTTGTCGTCACGCTTAGTCTGCGCGGCGCGCGACTGCTCAGCAATTTTGCGATTCTCATCGGTATCGCGTGTGGTTGGATTGTTTACCGGATCGCGATTCATCCTGCCGCAGCCTTGCATACCGCGCCGTTTGCTTCGTTATTCACGCCGTTTGCGTGGGGGAAACCATCGTTTCAAGCCGGAATCTTGATCACGGCACTGATCACGGGGCTTATCAACACGACGAACACGGTGACGACGATTGAAAATGCGCAGGTCTTATTCTCGCAAAAAGCGACCCATCGCGATTATGTCCGCTCCTTTCTTGTCACGGGATTTAATACCGTTATCGCGGGTCTCATCGGTTTGGTTCCCTACGCGCCATACACCTCGTCACTTGGGTTTTTGCGCTCGACGCAGATCTTTGCGAAACGGCCATTTGCCATCGGCGCGGTTCTCTTTATGTTGCTTGGGCTTATACCGGTCGCCGGCTCCTTTTTGGCCACTCTCCCAGTGAGTGTCGGGGATGCGGTACTGTTGGTTGCTTATCTGCAACTTTTTGGATCTGCGCTCCAGGTCATTGAAAATGTCACGTTTGACCACAAGACGATCTACCGAATCGCTTTGCCGACACTTGTTGGCATCGCGATCTATGTGACACCGGCCTCCGCCTTTCTCTCGATTCCAAGCGCCGTCCGCTCGTTTGTCAGCAGTGGACTTTTGGTTGGTGTGGCGGTATCCGTTGTCATGGAAAACACGATAAAATGGCATCGCGCAGAAGTTACTTCGGCGTGA
- the def gene encoding peptide deformylase produces the protein MAIYDIVKFPNPVLTTPANPVKSVTPNVLKVLDNLAETMKYANGIGLAAPQVNILRRLAVVDVEDGRGRLDLINPVIVEGRDEAIGPDGCLSIPGLFGDTMRYRYIRVRMLDRSGQEVEIEETDFRARAIQHEIDHLDGILFTSKAIRLYREEEMRREANQKKG, from the coding sequence ATGGCAATCTATGATATTGTAAAATTTCCAAACCCTGTGCTCACTACGCCTGCCAATCCTGTAAAAAGCGTGACGCCAAATGTCCTCAAGGTGCTCGACAACCTCGCGGAGACGATGAAATATGCCAATGGCATCGGCCTTGCGGCGCCTCAGGTCAACATTTTGAGACGACTTGCCGTCGTCGATGTAGAGGACGGTCGCGGTCGCCTCGATTTGATCAATCCAGTCATCGTGGAGGGACGCGACGAGGCGATCGGCCCGGATGGCTGCCTGTCGATCCCCGGGCTATTCGGAGACACGATGCGCTATCGCTATATTCGTGTGCGGATGCTTGACCGCTCCGGCCAAGAGGTGGAAATCGAAGAGACCGATTTTCGCGCGCGTGCGATTCAGCATGAGATTGATCATTTGGACGGGATTCTTTTTACATCAAAAGCGATTCGTCTCTATCGCGAAGAGGAAATGCGTCGCGAGGCAAACCAGAAAAAGGGATGA
- a CDS encoding TVP38/TMEM64 family protein produces the protein MISILKRVDKQAERPLELKPLPVAIGLILVVFAVWLFFHYRHSWHHITLWIQSLGTVGIVVAILLMAFFCVIPVPSEGLILVNMEVYGVLWGLIYSWIGGVVGAVVAMYLTRWIGQGFVRRLIPSERQQQVDEWVAKRGTFGLLALRLTPFPYHALNYAAGLLNVRFFPFLWTTALGIIPFDIWMGGFFVGFSHGVIPAILSVLVAVALLGGFSFLFRGKLASVFRPERDDEGKPPARDGDHPADSVIERLGK, from the coding sequence GTGATCTCGATCTTAAAGCGCGTGGACAAGCAAGCGGAGCGACCTTTAGAACTCAAACCGCTCCCCGTCGCGATCGGGCTCATACTCGTCGTTTTTGCAGTGTGGCTCTTTTTTCACTATCGACATTCATGGCATCACATCACGCTTTGGATTCAGTCCCTGGGAACGGTCGGAATTGTCGTTGCCATCCTTCTGATGGCCTTTTTTTGCGTCATTCCAGTGCCGTCTGAAGGCTTGATTCTTGTCAATATGGAAGTGTACGGCGTACTATGGGGGCTAATCTATTCGTGGATTGGCGGCGTCGTTGGTGCGGTGGTCGCGATGTATCTGACGCGTTGGATCGGGCAGGGGTTTGTCCGTCGCCTGATTCCTTCCGAACGCCAGCAGCAGGTTGATGAGTGGGTGGCAAAGCGGGGAACCTTTGGGCTGTTGGCGCTGCGCTTGACGCCTTTTCCTTATCACGCGCTCAATTATGCGGCAGGACTTCTCAATGTTCGTTTTTTTCCGTTTTTGTGGACGACCGCACTTGGCATCATCCCGTTTGACATTTGGATGGGGGGGTTTTTTGTCGGATTTAGCCACGGGGTTATTCCGGCGATTCTAAGTGTCCTTGTCGCAGTCGCTTTGTTAGGCGGCTTCAGCTTCTTGTTTCGCGGAAAACTGGCATCCGTGTTTCGGCCAGAGCGCGATGATGAAGGGAAGCCGCCTGCGCGTGATGGTGACCATCCGGCGGATTCGGTGATCGAACGTCTCGGCAAATGA
- a CDS encoding DUF294 nucleotidyltransferase-like domain-containing protein, giving the protein MDKALEALRKRREELIHIFEARRASGVQAAFEQAAREHKRIHADVFSLATRHVEEQGFCAPPGEATFLMLGSGARGEQSILSDQDHALVFEWPDTDATRAYVERLTRVTAALLSEVGYALCSGHVMASNPRWQGTPLSWQDRLERYYDHPDWESIRFLLIAADASVIVGKEGCASALREGVASRIARSSFIRWKIADQAIAQGVALTPLGQLRLEGASGKGYFHVKEGLYTPLVNSVRLWAHSVLIEVPSTLKRIEALTAQRVWSEALAERVREAFMTALDARVSHHLRLYEANMPMDDRIALSELDDPSRRRLKDALRTAKSLQQMTAKQFARSG; this is encoded by the coding sequence GTGGACAAGGCGCTTGAGGCGCTGCGCAAGCGGCGCGAGGAACTGATCCATATCTTTGAGGCGCGCCGAGCAAGCGGCGTACAGGCGGCGTTTGAGCAGGCAGCGCGTGAGCATAAGCGAATTCACGCCGATGTCTTTTCGCTCGCAACGCGCCATGTCGAAGAACAGGGGTTTTGCGCGCCACCCGGTGAGGCGACGTTTCTCATGCTAGGGAGCGGCGCGCGGGGCGAACAGTCGATTCTTTCTGACCAGGATCACGCGCTCGTGTTTGAATGGCCGGATACGGACGCGACACGCGCGTATGTTGAGCGCTTGACGCGGGTGACGGCTGCGCTTTTAAGCGAGGTTGGCTACGCGCTTTGTTCAGGTCATGTGATGGCGAGCAATCCACGCTGGCAGGGGACGCCCCTTTCTTGGCAAGATCGTCTTGAGAGGTACTATGACCATCCGGATTGGGAGAGCATTCGCTTTCTTCTCATTGCGGCGGATGCCTCGGTCATTGTCGGGAAAGAGGGTTGCGCAAGCGCGCTTCGCGAAGGTGTCGCATCGCGCATCGCGCGGTCTTCTTTCATACGCTGGAAGATCGCAGATCAAGCGATCGCGCAGGGTGTCGCACTCACGCCACTCGGACAACTTCGCCTTGAAGGAGCGAGCGGAAAAGGGTACTTTCATGTGAAAGAGGGACTCTATACGCCGCTTGTCAACAGTGTTCGCCTTTGGGCGCATAGTGTTTTGATCGAAGTTCCATCGACGCTTAAGCGAATTGAGGCGTTAACTGCACAGCGGGTGTGGTCTGAGGCGCTCGCGGAGCGCGTCAGGGAGGCGTTCATGACGGCACTTGACGCGCGTGTCAGCCACCACCTGCGCCTCTATGAAGCGAATATGCCGATGGATGATCGAATCGCGCTTTCAGAGCTTGATGATCCTTCGCGTCGCCGTTTGAAAGATGCGCTGCGAACCGCCAAATCTCTCCAACAAATGACGGCGAAGCAATTCGCGCGATCGGGGTGA